A region of Rahnella aceris DNA encodes the following proteins:
- a CDS encoding ABC transporter ATP-binding protein translates to MTFSIPEMTDAPALLDVQDLHVSFVNGRQVTQAVRGVSFQLGREKLAIVGESGSGKSTVGRALLHLHPSKARITASKMQFADVDLLHASPAQMRQVRGKRISMIMQDPKYSLNPVLCVGDQIAEAWRSHHKCSYNDAKSKVLNMLDVVRIREPERVYGLYPHEISGGQGQRIMIAMMLITDPEMVIADEPTSALDVSVRLQVLALLDDLVKTRGLGLIFISHDINLVRSFCDRVLVMYAGRIVESIAATDLDNAQHPYTRGLLNALPDMDNRRYPLPVMQRQASWLTD, encoded by the coding sequence GTGACATTCTCGATCCCCGAAATGACTGACGCTCCGGCGTTACTCGATGTGCAGGATTTGCACGTCAGCTTTGTGAATGGCCGTCAGGTCACGCAGGCAGTACGCGGCGTGTCTTTCCAGCTCGGGCGCGAAAAACTGGCGATAGTCGGTGAATCCGGATCGGGTAAATCCACCGTGGGGCGTGCGCTGCTGCATCTGCATCCGTCGAAAGCGCGTATCACCGCCAGCAAAATGCAGTTCGCCGATGTGGATTTGCTGCACGCCAGCCCGGCGCAGATGCGACAGGTGCGCGGTAAGCGGATTTCAATGATTATGCAGGACCCGAAATATTCGCTGAATCCGGTGCTGTGCGTCGGCGATCAGATTGCCGAAGCGTGGCGCTCGCACCACAAATGTTCCTATAACGATGCTAAAAGCAAAGTGCTGAACATGCTCGACGTGGTGCGTATCCGCGAACCTGAACGTGTATACGGCCTGTATCCGCACGAGATTTCCGGCGGACAGGGGCAGCGCATCATGATCGCGATGATGCTGATCACTGACCCGGAAATGGTGATTGCCGATGAGCCGACCTCGGCGCTTGATGTGTCCGTGCGTTTGCAGGTGCTGGCGCTGCTTGATGACCTGGTGAAAACCCGCGGTCTGGGGCTGATATTTATCAGTCACGACATCAATCTGGTGCGCAGTTTCTGCGACCGCGTGCTGGTGATGTACGCCGGGCGCATTGTCGAATCCATTGCCGCAACCGATCTGGATAACGCGCAGCATCCGTACACCCGTGGTCTGCTGAACGCGTTGCCGGACATGGATAACCGCCGTTATCCGCTGCCGGTGATGCAACGTCAGGCCAGCTGGCTGACCGATTAA
- a CDS encoding ABC transporter substrate-binding protein, whose protein sequence is MNSGKPWGAWLFALLLMTAGWTAQAKTPPDQLIIGMNMNNLLTLDPAAMTGNDIVGIVVNLYDPLIELDPQQLTNVRPALATSWEVNDARNLITFHLREGVKFHSGNPVTADDVVWSMRRILHLNLAQASVWKSYGFSKKNVDEMVRSPSPGIVEIQLPKPNDPKLVIYSLAALGSVVALDSKTVQAHEVNGDWGNRWLTTNEAGSGPFRLDSWQAKDVLNMSRNPQYWRGEPKLSRVVFRHFQESQTLRLMIEKGDLDIANNMAVSDVKALSHDPAMQVDQVKKGTIYYVAMSMKEPHFANPKVREAVRYLIDYQGIGKALMDGYGIVHQRPIQVGMPATLPDPGYKLDIPRARTLLAEAGYPNGFDTTLRVLADQPFLNIAIAVQSTLMQAGIRAKIVTGTGNQIYGAMRERKFDMLVGRGGSGVEPHPHSSLRALVYNPDNNDAARLTNFQGWRTGFYDKQLNADIDQALLERDPEKQKQDYFAIQQRYDALIPALVPLSQMVDSIVVRRDVKNYLPHPSATTFLRDVWKDEPADVQPTGGKGL, encoded by the coding sequence ATGAACTCTGGCAAACCGTGGGGCGCATGGCTTTTCGCGCTCCTGCTGATGACGGCTGGCTGGACGGCGCAGGCAAAAACGCCGCCCGACCAGCTGATCATCGGCATGAACATGAATAACCTGTTAACACTCGATCCGGCAGCGATGACCGGCAATGATATTGTCGGCATCGTGGTCAATCTCTATGACCCGCTGATTGAGCTTGATCCGCAACAACTCACCAACGTGCGCCCCGCACTGGCGACCTCGTGGGAGGTCAACGACGCCCGCAACCTCATCACGTTTCATCTGCGCGAAGGCGTGAAATTCCACTCCGGCAATCCGGTGACTGCTGACGATGTGGTGTGGTCGATGCGCCGCATTCTGCATCTCAATCTGGCACAGGCCTCGGTGTGGAAATCCTACGGATTCAGCAAAAAGAATGTCGATGAGATGGTGCGTTCGCCGTCTCCCGGTATCGTCGAAATTCAGTTACCCAAACCCAATGATCCGAAACTGGTGATCTACTCGCTGGCGGCGCTCGGCAGCGTGGTGGCGCTGGACAGCAAAACCGTGCAGGCCCATGAAGTGAATGGCGACTGGGGTAACCGCTGGCTGACCACCAACGAAGCCGGTTCCGGGCCATTTCGTCTCGATAGCTGGCAGGCGAAAGATGTGCTGAACATGAGTCGCAATCCGCAGTACTGGCGCGGTGAACCGAAACTGTCGCGCGTGGTATTCCGTCATTTTCAGGAATCCCAGACGCTGCGCCTGATGATTGAAAAAGGCGATCTGGATATTGCCAATAACATGGCGGTGTCCGATGTGAAAGCGCTGAGCCACGACCCGGCCATGCAGGTCGATCAGGTGAAAAAAGGCACCATTTATTACGTGGCGATGAGCATGAAAGAGCCGCATTTCGCTAACCCGAAAGTACGCGAAGCGGTGCGCTATCTGATTGATTACCAGGGTATCGGCAAGGCGCTGATGGACGGTTATGGCATCGTGCATCAGCGTCCTATCCAGGTCGGTATGCCTGCCACGTTGCCGGATCCGGGTTATAAGCTGGATATCCCGCGTGCCAGAACTTTGCTGGCGGAAGCCGGTTATCCCAACGGTTTTGATACTACGCTGCGGGTACTGGCCGATCAGCCTTTCCTCAATATCGCGATTGCGGTGCAGTCCACGCTGATGCAGGCGGGGATCCGCGCCAAAATCGTTACCGGTACCGGCAACCAGATTTACGGCGCGATGCGTGAACGCAAGTTCGACATGCTGGTCGGGCGCGGCGGCAGCGGCGTGGAACCCCATCCGCATTCCAGCCTGCGTGCGCTGGTCTACAACCCGGATAACAACGATGCGGCACGGCTGACCAATTTTCAGGGCTGGCGCACCGGTTTCTATGACAAACAGCTGAATGCGGATATCGATCAGGCGCTGCTGGAACGTGACCCGGAGAAACAAAAGCAGGATTACTTCGCCATTCAGCAACGCTACGACGCGCTGATCCCGGCGCTGGTGCCGCTCTCGCAAATGGTTGATTCCATTGTGGTGCGCAGGGACGTCAAAAACTACCTGCCGCATCCTTCTGCCACCACGTTCCTGCGTGACGTCTGGAAAGACGAACCTGCTGACGTGCAGCCAACCGGAGGTAAAGGGTTATGA
- a CDS encoding LysR family transcriptional regulator — protein MTEPDLNLLIALDVLLAEASVAAAARRLGLSASAMSRTLGRLRETTGDPLLVRAGRNMVLTPYAEEIRQRTRNVAFEARALLRPSSADFNLARLERTFLIRSNDGFVVAFGAAMIAAAAQVAPSVCLRFMPKPEKTSNALREGRVDLEIGVLGEMGPEIRLQTLFRDRFMGVVRKGHPLALKKTITAHEYVSFGHVVVSRRNNTYGPVDDALAEVGLKRKIAAVVPGFSAALAIAQNSDLVALIPASFMIAEPDRLYAFELPLETREITISQMWHPRSEVDPAHRWLRQLVLGVCRDKVTL, from the coding sequence ATGACTGAACCCGATCTGAACTTACTTATTGCACTTGATGTGCTGCTGGCTGAAGCAAGTGTAGCCGCTGCTGCCCGACGTCTGGGATTAAGCGCCTCTGCTATGAGCCGTACACTGGGTCGCCTGCGCGAAACCACCGGCGATCCGCTGCTGGTGCGCGCCGGACGAAATATGGTGCTGACGCCTTATGCCGAAGAAATCCGCCAGCGCACCCGGAATGTGGCGTTTGAGGCGCGCGCCCTGTTGCGGCCTTCATCAGCAGATTTCAATTTAGCCAGACTTGAGCGTACTTTCCTGATCCGTTCCAACGATGGTTTTGTGGTGGCATTTGGCGCGGCGATGATTGCCGCCGCTGCGCAGGTGGCCCCTTCTGTATGTTTGCGATTTATGCCAAAACCGGAAAAAACCTCCAATGCGTTGCGGGAAGGGCGGGTGGATCTTGAGATTGGTGTTTTAGGCGAAATGGGACCGGAAATTCGTTTGCAAACTTTGTTCCGCGACAGGTTTATGGGCGTGGTGAGAAAAGGTCATCCGCTGGCGCTTAAGAAAACGATTACCGCGCACGAATACGTGTCGTTCGGGCATGTTGTCGTTTCACGTCGCAACAACACTTACGGACCTGTGGATGACGCGCTGGCCGAAGTCGGGCTGAAAAGGAAAATTGCCGCCGTCGTGCCGGGTTTTTCCGCCGCCCTGGCGATTGCGCAAAACTCCGATCTGGTGGCGCTGATCCCCGCGTCATTCATGATTGCTGAGCCAGACCGGTTATATGCTTTCGAACTGCCGCTGGAAACCCGTGAAATCACGATTTCCCAGATGTGGCATCCGCGTTCAGAAGTTGACCCTGCGCACCGCTGGCTGCGGCAACTGGTATTGGGAGTGTGTCGTGATAAGGTGACGCTGTAA
- a CDS encoding ABC transporter permease, producing the protein MSFPAGRIGKRLVQVAVTLFGLLLLTFFIGRVMPVDPVLAIVGPDADHSTYEQVYHQLGFDKPLWTQFGIYLSGLAHGDLGNALLTGKPVTQDILRVFPATMELATLAIILGAGVGIPLGVLAAAKRNSIADYVVRIISLAGYSTPIFWVGMMGLLVFYAWLGWVGGAGRLDFSLDGQVTRHSGFMLIDALIAGNGEVFRNALNHLILPAALLGFHSLAYISRMTRSFMLAQLSQEFIITARVKGLSEWHVLWNHAFRNILVQLLTVVALAYGSLLEGAVLIETVFSWPGFGSYLTSSLMLGDMNAVMGCVLVVGMIFVVLNLLSDLLYQVFDPRTKV; encoded by the coding sequence ATGTCATTCCCTGCCGGGCGCATCGGCAAACGTCTGGTGCAGGTAGCGGTCACGCTGTTCGGACTGCTGCTGCTGACGTTTTTTATCGGCCGCGTGATGCCGGTGGATCCGGTGCTGGCGATTGTCGGACCGGACGCCGACCACAGCACCTATGAGCAGGTTTACCATCAGCTCGGCTTTGATAAACCGCTGTGGACGCAGTTCGGTATTTACCTTTCCGGGCTGGCGCATGGCGATTTGGGCAATGCGCTGCTGACCGGTAAACCGGTGACGCAGGACATTCTGCGCGTGTTCCCGGCCACCATGGAACTGGCGACGCTGGCGATCATTCTCGGTGCGGGCGTCGGCATTCCGCTCGGTGTGCTGGCGGCGGCAAAACGCAACAGCATCGCGGATTATGTGGTGCGCATCATCAGCCTGGCGGGTTATTCCACCCCGATATTCTGGGTCGGCATGATGGGCTTGCTGGTGTTTTACGCCTGGCTGGGCTGGGTCGGCGGTGCCGGGCGGCTGGATTTCAGCCTCGACGGACAGGTTACCCGCCACAGCGGTTTTATGCTGATCGACGCACTGATCGCAGGCAACGGGGAAGTGTTTCGCAACGCGCTTAATCATCTGATTTTACCCGCGGCACTGCTCGGTTTTCACTCGCTGGCCTACATCAGCCGCATGACCCGCAGTTTTATGCTGGCGCAGCTTTCGCAGGAATTTATCATCACCGCCCGCGTGAAAGGGCTGAGCGAATGGCATGTGCTGTGGAATCACGCGTTCCGCAACATTCTGGTTCAGTTGCTGACCGTGGTGGCGCTGGCATACGGCTCGCTGCTGGAAGGCGCGGTGCTGATCGAAACGGTGTTTTCCTGGCCGGGCTTCGGTTCGTATCTCACCAGCAGCCTGATGCTGGGCGATATGAATGCGGTGATGGGCTGCGTGCTGGTGGTGGGTATGATTTTCGTGGTGCTGAATTTGCTCTCTGACCTGCTGTATCAGGTCTTTGATCCGAGGACAAAAGTATGA
- a CDS encoding MFS transporter: protein MELFSDKPGDEGLPGRERGFAMAAVMIMATMAVFDGSMVNIALPQIAHALDISAGAAVWVSNGYLLSASMTLAIFAALASRIGFRPLFAAGLTVFTLASLGCALSSSLDMLIIMRVLQGIGAAATLSIGPAILRSVFPNRLLGRILGLNALMIATSTAVAPVLGGTILSAMSWQWLFAINIPLGIIAVILTLRVVPSNPASTRQPFDTAGAILSAVALGALIMAAESFAHPGNDKLATAITYGLTAIIAGVAFVWRQRRAPKPLLPLGMFASTRFTLAAFTSLASFVSQGITFVALPFLFQSVYGYSAFVSALLFTPWPLGIILAAPHAGRLADRYPAAIISTVGLAVFAVGLLLLAQLPAQPQVWDIGLRSFICGLGFGCFQSPNNREMLSNASRENSGYASGVLAIMRTFGQCLGAACVGVILTLYSASTVLHEAQAVKVSLWVAVMATVLASVISVSRLRGQRGHLQAEK, encoded by the coding sequence ATGGAATTATTTTCCGACAAACCAGGCGATGAAGGATTACCCGGCCGTGAACGGGGATTTGCCATGGCCGCCGTGATGATCATGGCAACGATGGCGGTATTCGACGGTTCGATGGTCAACATCGCACTGCCACAGATTGCACATGCACTGGATATCTCGGCAGGTGCAGCGGTCTGGGTGTCGAACGGTTATCTGCTGTCGGCGTCCATGACACTGGCAATCTTCGCCGCGCTGGCCAGCCGCATCGGTTTCCGTCCGCTGTTTGCCGCCGGACTGACGGTGTTCACCCTTGCCTCTTTGGGTTGTGCGCTGTCATCATCGCTCGACATGTTGATTATCATGCGGGTGCTTCAGGGAATTGGCGCAGCAGCCACGCTGAGTATTGGCCCGGCGATATTGCGCTCCGTTTTCCCCAACCGCCTTCTCGGACGAATACTGGGGCTGAATGCTCTGATGATCGCCACCAGCACCGCTGTCGCGCCGGTGCTGGGCGGGACAATATTATCGGCGATGAGCTGGCAGTGGCTGTTCGCGATCAATATTCCGCTCGGCATTATTGCGGTCATTCTTACGCTGCGCGTGGTGCCATCAAACCCCGCCAGTACGCGCCAGCCGTTTGATACTGCCGGGGCGATTTTATCGGCAGTCGCACTGGGCGCGCTGATTATGGCGGCAGAATCCTTTGCGCATCCGGGAAATGACAAACTTGCCACCGCCATAACCTATGGCCTGACGGCGATAATTGCAGGCGTGGCCTTTGTCTGGCGTCAGCGTCGGGCGCCAAAACCGCTGCTGCCGCTCGGCATGTTTGCCTCCACGCGGTTCACGCTGGCGGCCTTCACTTCGCTGGCCTCATTCGTCAGCCAGGGCATCACCTTTGTCGCGCTGCCGTTCCTGTTTCAGAGCGTTTACGGTTACAGCGCCTTTGTTTCCGCATTACTTTTCACGCCCTGGCCGCTGGGGATTATTCTGGCGGCACCGCATGCAGGACGCCTTGCCGACCGTTATCCGGCCGCCATTATTTCTACTGTGGGTCTGGCGGTATTTGCGGTGGGATTACTGTTACTCGCGCAACTCCCCGCGCAACCCCAGGTCTGGGATATCGGCCTGAGAAGCTTTATCTGCGGACTGGGCTTCGGCTGTTTCCAGAGTCCGAACAACCGTGAAATGCTCTCCAATGCGTCGCGGGAAAACAGCGGTTATGCCTCCGGCGTACTGGCCATTATGCGCACCTTCGGCCAGTGTCTCGGTGCCGCGTGCGTCGGGGTCATCCTGACACTTTATTCTGCCAGCACGGTGTTACACGAAGCGCAGGCGGTGAAGGTCAGTTTGTGGGTGGCGGTGATGGCGACGGTGCTGGCGAGTGTGATAAGCGTGAGCCGCCTGCGAGGTCAGCGCGGTCACTTGCAGGCGGAGAAATAA
- a CDS encoding ABC transporter ATP-binding protein yields the protein MIDVRNLNLSFGEGAKTTQVLTDVNIAVREGEIFGLVGESGSGKTTVLKCLAGLFTHWKGELEIDGQQLEHRIGRERCRLVQMVFQDPYGSLHPRHTIGDILEEPLQIHRIDQREQRINTILEKVGLNRAFRSRYPHQLSGGQRQRVAIARALILKPRVLLLDEPTSALDVSVQAEILNLLFDLQKEEGLTYLMVTHDLGVIAHLCQRVAVMKYGKILETLDTDALLRGDIRDDYTRVLVDASRDYSREMAAKVML from the coding sequence ATGATAGACGTGCGCAACCTGAACCTGAGTTTCGGTGAGGGCGCGAAGACCACGCAGGTGCTGACCGATGTCAATATCGCTGTGCGTGAAGGCGAGATTTTCGGGCTGGTGGGCGAATCCGGCTCAGGCAAAACCACGGTGCTGAAATGCCTGGCGGGATTGTTTACTCACTGGAAGGGCGAGCTGGAAATCGACGGCCAGCAGCTTGAGCACCGCATTGGCCGCGAGCGTTGCAGACTGGTACAGATGGTGTTTCAGGATCCGTATGGTTCACTTCATCCGCGCCACACCATTGGCGATATTCTGGAAGAACCGTTGCAAATCCACCGTATCGACCAGCGGGAGCAGCGGATTAACACCATTCTGGAGAAAGTGGGTCTGAACCGCGCATTCCGCAGCCGCTATCCGCATCAGCTTTCCGGCGGTCAGCGCCAGCGCGTGGCGATTGCGCGGGCGCTGATCCTTAAACCGCGTGTTCTGCTGCTCGATGAACCCACGTCTGCGCTGGATGTTTCCGTGCAGGCGGAAATACTTAATTTGCTGTTCGATCTTCAAAAAGAGGAAGGGTTGACGTATCTGATGGTGACACACGATCTGGGGGTTATCGCCCATCTTTGCCAGCGTGTTGCAGTAATGAAATACGGCAAAATCCTCGAAACGCTGGACACTGATGCCTTGCTGCGCGGCGATATCCGGGATGATTACACCCGTGTGCTGGTCGATGCCAGCCGTGACTACAGCCGGGAAATGGCGGCAAAAGTGATGCTATAG
- a CDS encoding bifunctional helix-turn-helix transcriptional regulator/GNAT family N-acetyltransferase produces the protein MTAIHSIRTELRYLVRELGLLDKNCFRSGLSLTQAHLLTYLSKNGVTSFAELCLQLSMDKASLSRTLNVLAGKNYVEPVTGERDKRQKSFQLTTAGAQCLAAADASADNEFSFVQNAMELQQAQEIINGLRALRINTFRRNAARHPQRIQIEIMRSNYLPEVTKLLMETFSQEQNIPQALILLPAELKTKCWIVRSGEYVLGTVACWQENNEWHWGRFAVNPCYRGMGIGRQLARVSLTEMLEETDNVIMEARDSTVRIISELGGKITGPTRDFYGMPITPMHLKKEDFEHVTEQRKNTRLTGDCHEAKLSPAGHQGGSTVRLARK, from the coding sequence ATGACGGCCATTCATTCGATTCGCACCGAGCTGCGTTACCTTGTCAGGGAGCTCGGGTTGCTGGATAAAAACTGTTTTCGCTCGGGTTTATCTCTTACGCAGGCGCATCTGCTGACCTATCTTTCAAAGAACGGCGTGACGTCTTTTGCTGAGTTATGCCTGCAACTGAGCATGGATAAGGCCTCGCTAAGCCGTACGCTGAACGTGCTGGCCGGAAAAAATTATGTTGAACCGGTCACCGGAGAGAGAGACAAGCGGCAAAAAAGTTTTCAGCTGACGACGGCAGGTGCGCAGTGTTTAGCCGCGGCTGATGCTTCGGCGGATAATGAATTTTCATTTGTTCAAAATGCAATGGAATTACAGCAAGCGCAGGAAATAATTAATGGGTTACGTGCGTTGAGAATAAATACTTTCCGGCGGAATGCCGCACGTCATCCGCAAAGAATACAAATTGAAATTATGCGCAGTAATTACCTTCCCGAAGTGACAAAACTCTTAATGGAGACTTTTTCGCAGGAACAGAATATTCCGCAGGCGCTTATTCTGTTACCCGCAGAGCTTAAAACTAAATGCTGGATAGTTCGCTCGGGAGAATATGTTCTGGGCACTGTCGCCTGCTGGCAGGAAAATAACGAATGGCACTGGGGAAGGTTTGCCGTTAATCCTTGTTATCGCGGGATGGGCATCGGCAGGCAACTGGCGCGGGTTTCCCTGACGGAGATGCTTGAAGAAACAGATAACGTGATAATGGAGGCGCGGGATTCCACGGTCAGGATCATCAGCGAGCTGGGTGGAAAAATCACCGGGCCCACCCGTGATTTCTACGGCATGCCCATCACCCCGATGCATCTGAAAAAAGAAGATTTTGAGCACGTAACAGAACAGCGAAAAAATACACGCCTGACCGGAGATTGTCATGAGGCGAAATTGAGTCCGGCCGGTCATCAGGGCGGCAGTACCGTCAGATTGGCGCGAAAATAA
- a CDS encoding mandelate racemase family protein: MKISSVEVSVFTYPTRRVSDSAGHSHPGEESQAKMAMLTITTDEGDCGYSFAPPEVVRPHVVNAFFRKVLIGQNPFDRERLWQDLVHWQRGSAHQLTERALSFVEQALWDLIGRKLNMPVHKLLGGFREKVPAYGSTMCGDELKGGLSTPDEFGQFAEKLVARGYQAIKLHTWMPPVAFAPDPKMDIKACAAVREAVGPDIELMLDGYHWYSRSQALTIGKALEKLNFAWFEEPMEEESMASYAWLAENLSIDVIGPESLGGKHHSRADWVKAGACDILRAGANGVGGISPCMKVASLAEAFGMDCEVHGNGAASLAVVGAIRNCRWYERGLLHPFLEYDEPAAYLNSIVDPMDEHGFVHLSDRPGLGEDINFDYIETHTVSRD; encoded by the coding sequence GTGAAAATAAGTTCTGTTGAAGTCTCTGTTTTTACTTATCCGACCCGTCGCGTTTCTGACAGCGCGGGTCATTCTCATCCGGGTGAAGAAAGTCAGGCGAAAATGGCCATGTTAACGATCACCACTGACGAAGGTGATTGCGGATATTCGTTCGCACCGCCGGAAGTGGTGCGTCCGCATGTGGTGAACGCATTTTTCAGGAAAGTGCTGATAGGTCAGAATCCGTTCGACCGCGAACGCCTCTGGCAGGATCTGGTTCACTGGCAACGTGGCAGTGCGCATCAGCTGACCGAGCGGGCACTGTCGTTTGTCGAGCAGGCATTGTGGGATCTTATTGGCCGCAAACTCAATATGCCGGTGCACAAACTGCTGGGCGGTTTTCGCGAAAAAGTCCCGGCTTACGGCAGCACCATGTGTGGCGACGAACTGAAGGGCGGGCTGTCGACGCCGGACGAATTCGGGCAGTTTGCCGAAAAACTGGTGGCCCGCGGTTATCAGGCTATCAAGCTGCACACCTGGATGCCGCCGGTGGCGTTCGCGCCGGATCCGAAAATGGACATCAAAGCCTGTGCCGCCGTGCGTGAAGCGGTCGGGCCGGATATCGAACTGATGCTCGACGGCTATCACTGGTACAGCCGCAGTCAGGCGCTGACCATCGGTAAGGCGCTGGAAAAACTCAACTTCGCCTGGTTCGAGGAACCGATGGAAGAAGAGAGCATGGCTTCTTATGCCTGGCTGGCGGAAAACCTGTCTATCGACGTGATCGGGCCGGAAAGTCTGGGTGGCAAGCACCACAGCCGTGCGGACTGGGTGAAGGCCGGTGCCTGCGACATTTTACGCGCCGGTGCCAACGGCGTCGGCGGCATCTCGCCGTGCATGAAAGTCGCCAGTCTGGCGGAAGCTTTTGGGATGGACTGCGAAGTGCACGGCAACGGCGCGGCGAGTCTGGCGGTGGTCGGCGCCATCCGCAACTGTCGCTGGTACGAACGCGGCCTGCTGCATCCGTTCCTGGAATACGACGAACCTGCTGCATACCTGAACAGCATTGTTGACCCGATGGATGAACACGGCTTTGTTCATCTTTCTGACCGCCCCGGCCTCGGAGAGGACATTAATTTTGATTACATAGAAACCCATACCGTCAGCCGCGACTGA
- the exoX gene encoding exodeoxyribonuclease X, producing the protein MLRVIDTETCGLQGGVVEVASVDIEDGKIVNPMSDLVRPDRPISHQAMAIHKITEAMVADKPWIEEIIPRYHGSQYYVAHNASFDQRMLPDMPGDWICTVKLSRRLWPGIKYSNMALYKSLKLDVATPADLHHHRALFDCYITAALLIRIMDESGWTPEEMVTITGRPALVSTMMFGKYRGRKIAEIAEDDPMYLRWMLNNIKELTPDLRMTLRHYLEVE; encoded by the coding sequence ATGTTGCGCGTTATTGATACGGAAACTTGTGGATTACAAGGCGGCGTGGTTGAAGTGGCTTCGGTCGACATTGAAGACGGGAAAATCGTCAACCCGATGAGTGATCTGGTGCGCCCCGACCGGCCGATAAGCCATCAGGCAATGGCCATCCACAAAATTACCGAGGCCATGGTGGCCGACAAACCGTGGATTGAAGAGATCATTCCACGTTATCACGGCAGCCAATATTATGTGGCCCATAACGCCAGCTTTGACCAGCGCATGCTACCCGATATGCCGGGTGACTGGATTTGCACCGTGAAACTTTCCCGCCGTTTATGGCCGGGGATCAAATACAGCAACATGGCGCTCTACAAATCCCTCAAGCTGGACGTGGCAACGCCTGCGGATCTGCATCATCACCGCGCGCTGTTTGACTGCTACATCACCGCCGCGTTACTTATCCGCATCATGGATGAATCCGGCTGGACACCGGAAGAAATGGTGACCATTACCGGCCGCCCTGCGCTGGTGAGCACCATGATGTTTGGGAAATATCGCGGCAGAAAAATTGCTGAAATCGCCGAAGACGACCCGATGTACCTGCGCTGGATGCTGAATAACATCAAAGAATTAACGCCTGACCTGCGGATGACACTCAGGCATTATCTGGAGGTAGAGTAA
- a CDS encoding ABC transporter permease: protein MTISLDSVTLSAGDEKRQRVKRAFGRAGHFLWQMACNPLTAIGGAIVLVLMIVAVFAPWIAPFHPLVQDLNNALSPPSAAHWFGTDEFGRDIFSRLVYGSRITLYIVLLVSVTVGPLGLLLGVTAGYFGGKTDMVLMRVTDIFISFPSLVLALAFVAALGPGLEHVVIAITLTAWPPIARLARAETLSLRQADFISAVRLQGASPLRVLWRHIVPLCLPSVIIRITMNMAGIILTAAGLGFLGLGAQPPDPEWGAMISSGRTYMMECWWVATIPGLAILINSLAFNFLGDGLRDILDPRND from the coding sequence ATGACGATTTCCCTTGATTCCGTCACGCTCAGCGCGGGCGACGAAAAACGTCAGCGCGTGAAAAGGGCGTTTGGCCGGGCGGGCCATTTTCTGTGGCAGATGGCGTGTAATCCGCTGACCGCCATCGGTGGCGCGATTGTTCTGGTGCTGATGATTGTGGCGGTTTTTGCGCCGTGGATCGCACCGTTTCATCCGCTGGTGCAGGATTTAAACAATGCGCTCAGCCCGCCGTCGGCGGCGCACTGGTTCGGCACTGACGAGTTTGGCCGCGATATCTTCAGCCGTCTGGTGTATGGCTCGCGTATCACGCTGTATATCGTGTTGCTGGTGTCGGTTACCGTCGGGCCGCTCGGTTTGCTGCTTGGCGTTACCGCCGGTTATTTCGGCGGGAAAACCGACATGGTGCTGATGCGCGTCACTGACATCTTCATCTCGTTCCCGAGTCTGGTGCTGGCGCTGGCATTTGTCGCGGCACTCGGGCCGGGGCTGGAACATGTGGTGATCGCCATTACGCTCACCGCCTGGCCACCGATTGCGCGTCTGGCGCGGGCCGAAACGCTCTCGCTGCGACAGGCTGACTTTATCTCAGCGGTACGTTTGCAGGGCGCGAGTCCGCTGCGGGTGTTGTGGCGTCACATTGTGCCGCTGTGCCTGCCGTCGGTGATCATCCGTATCACCATGAATATGGCGGGGATTATCCTGACCGCAGCCGGTCTGGGTTTCCTCGGGCTTGGCGCCCAGCCGCCGGATCCGGAGTGGGGCGCAATGATATCCAGCGGCCGTACGTACATGATGGAGTGCTGGTGGGTGGCGACTATTCCCGGTCTGGCGATCCTGATTAACAGCCTGGCGTTCAACTTTTTAGGAGATGGCCTTCGTGACATTCTCGATCCCCGAAATGACTGA